A window from Streptomyces sp. NBC_00299 encodes these proteins:
- a CDS encoding extracellular solute-binding protein: MRRGIAATALVASLALAATACGGSDSGDSADGPVTITWWDTSNATNEAPTYQALVKEFEAANKDVKVKYVNVPFDQAQNKFDTAAGSKGAPDILRSEVGWTPAFAKKGFFLPLDGTEALADQAKFQPSLIEQAKYEDKVYGVPFTTDTLAFVFNKNLFKKAGVEAPKTWDDLKKAAAKIKDKTGVDGYWGSTQAYYAQTFLYGEGTDTVDADAKKITVAGAEAKKGYGTWLSLFDGKGLHKADTTADAYAHIQEAFVNGKVAAIMQGPWEITNFYKGSAFKDKANLGIATVPAGSSGKAGAPTGGHNLSVYAGSDEAHQKAALKFVNFMTSQKAQETIALKNSTLPVRDDAYTAEVKADPGIAGYQTVLASAQPRPALPEYSSLWGPLDTELLKIAGGKESLDKGLSTAETSIAKLVPDFSK, encoded by the coding sequence ATGCGGCGTGGCATAGCGGCCACCGCGCTGGTGGCGTCCCTCGCCCTCGCGGCGACGGCCTGCGGCGGAAGTGACAGCGGCGACAGCGCCGACGGGCCGGTCACCATCACCTGGTGGGACACCTCCAACGCCACCAACGAGGCACCGACGTACCAGGCCTTGGTCAAGGAGTTCGAGGCCGCCAACAAGGACGTCAAGGTCAAGTACGTCAACGTGCCGTTCGACCAGGCGCAGAACAAGTTCGACACCGCCGCCGGCTCCAAGGGTGCCCCGGACATCCTGCGCTCCGAGGTCGGCTGGACCCCCGCCTTCGCCAAGAAGGGCTTCTTCCTGCCGCTGGACGGCACCGAGGCCCTCGCCGACCAGGCCAAGTTCCAGCCCAGCCTGATCGAGCAGGCCAAGTACGAGGACAAGGTCTACGGCGTTCCGTTCACCACGGACACCCTCGCCTTCGTCTTCAACAAGAACCTGTTCAAGAAGGCCGGCGTCGAGGCCCCCAAGACCTGGGACGACCTGAAGAAGGCCGCCGCCAAGATCAAGGACAAGACCGGCGTCGACGGCTACTGGGGCTCCACCCAGGCCTACTACGCCCAGACCTTCCTCTACGGCGAGGGCACCGACACCGTCGACGCCGACGCCAAGAAGATCACCGTCGCCGGCGCCGAGGCCAAGAAGGGCTACGGCACCTGGCTGAGCCTCTTCGACGGCAAGGGCCTGCACAAGGCCGACACCACCGCCGACGCCTACGCCCACATCCAGGAGGCGTTCGTCAACGGCAAGGTCGCCGCGATCATGCAGGGCCCCTGGGAGATCACCAACTTCTACAAGGGCTCCGCGTTCAAGGACAAGGCCAACCTCGGCATCGCCACCGTCCCGGCCGGCTCGTCCGGCAAGGCGGGCGCCCCGACCGGCGGCCACAACCTCTCCGTGTACGCCGGCTCCGACGAGGCCCACCAGAAGGCCGCGCTGAAGTTCGTGAACTTCATGACGTCGCAGAAGGCGCAGGAGACGATCGCCCTCAAGAACTCCACGCTGCCGGTCCGTGACGACGCCTACACCGCCGAGGTGAAGGCCGACCCGGGCATCGCCGGTTACCAGACCGTCCTCGCCTCCGCCCAGCCGCGTCCCGCGCTGCCCGAGTACAGCTCCCTGTGGGGCCCGCTGGACACCGAGCTGCTGAAGATCGCCGGTGGCAAGGAGTCCCTCGACAAGGGTCTGAGCACCGCCGAGACCTCCATCGCCAAGCTGGTCCCGGACTTCAGCAAGTAA
- a CDS encoding carbohydrate ABC transporter permease: MTVAIDRATGKRRGDRAPRPGLRQRLKHGYQKHWYAYAMIAPVVIVLGVLVLYPLVYGFYLTLTDANSLNSARTIGVNEIEATYKFIGLDNYADILWGETAYDRFWSHFIWTIFWTAACVTLHYTIGLGLALLLNQKLRGRTLYRLILILPWAVPTFVTVFGWRFMLADGGIINSFLETLHLPTPLWLEDTFWQRFAAIMVNTWCGVPFMMLSLLGGLQSIDSSLYEAAEMDGASRWQQFRYVTVPGLRSVSSTVVLLGIIWTFNQFAIIFLLFGDTAPDAQILVTWAYYLGFGQQPRDFAQSAAYGILLLAILIVFTSFYRRWLNRNDPQLAI, from the coding sequence ATGACAGTCGCCATCGACCGCGCGACCGGCAAGCGCCGCGGTGATCGCGCGCCGCGGCCCGGCCTGCGCCAGCGCCTGAAGCACGGCTACCAGAAGCACTGGTACGCCTACGCGATGATCGCCCCGGTGGTGATCGTCCTCGGCGTTCTCGTGCTGTATCCGCTGGTGTACGGCTTCTATCTCACGCTCACCGACGCCAACAGCCTCAACTCGGCCCGCACGATCGGCGTCAACGAGATCGAGGCCACCTACAAGTTCATCGGCCTCGACAATTACGCCGACATCCTGTGGGGCGAGACGGCCTACGACCGCTTCTGGTCGCACTTCATCTGGACGATCTTCTGGACGGCGGCCTGCGTCACCCTCCACTACACCATCGGCCTGGGCCTCGCCCTGCTGCTCAACCAGAAGCTGCGCGGCCGCACCCTGTACCGGCTGATCCTGATCCTGCCGTGGGCCGTGCCGACCTTCGTCACCGTCTTCGGCTGGCGGTTCATGCTCGCCGACGGCGGCATCATCAACTCGTTCCTGGAAACGCTCCACCTGCCGACGCCGCTGTGGCTGGAGGACACTTTCTGGCAGCGGTTCGCCGCGATCATGGTGAACACCTGGTGCGGTGTGCCGTTCATGATGCTCTCGCTGCTCGGCGGACTGCAGTCCATCGACTCCTCGCTCTACGAGGCCGCCGAGATGGACGGCGCGAGCAGGTGGCAGCAGTTCCGGTACGTCACCGTGCCGGGCCTGAGGTCCGTCAGCTCCACCGTCGTACTCCTCGGCATCATCTGGACCTTCAACCAGTTCGCCATCATCTTCCTGCTGTTCGGCGACACCGCTCCGGACGCGCAGATCCTCGTCACCTGGGCCTACTACCTCGGCTTCGGACAGCAGCCGCGTGACTTCGCGCAGTCGGCCGCCTACGGCATTCTGCTGCTGGCCATCCTGATCGTCTTCACCTCCTTCTACCGCCGCTGGCTGAACCGCAATGACCCGCAGCTCGCGATCTGA
- a CDS encoding sugar ABC transporter permease → MSTTTVKTTAPADQPPKSPTAPRGVRRGENSRRTSVVSHGILIVASLIALFPVVWLVFLSLGPDKDDYLHPGGIWGKMTLDNYTFVLQETKFFDWLTSTLIVTLGTTLIGVVIAATTGYAVSRMRFPGYKKFMWVLLVTQMFPVAVLMVPMYQILSKLQLVDSYLGLILVYCTTTVPYCAWLMKGYFDTIPFEIDEAGRVDGLTPFGTFARLILPLAKPGLAVAAFYSFLTAFGEVAFASTFMLSDTKYTFAVGLQTFVSEHDAQRNLMAATAVLIAIPVSAFFYFVQKNLVTGLTAGGTKG, encoded by the coding sequence ATGAGCACCACGACCGTCAAGACCACTGCTCCGGCGGACCAGCCCCCCAAGTCGCCGACCGCGCCGCGCGGGGTCCGCCGGGGCGAGAACAGCCGCAGGACGTCCGTCGTCTCCCACGGCATCCTGATCGTGGCGAGCCTGATCGCGCTGTTCCCCGTCGTCTGGCTGGTCTTCCTGTCCCTCGGCCCGGACAAGGACGACTACCTCCACCCCGGTGGCATCTGGGGGAAGATGACGCTGGACAACTACACGTTCGTCCTGCAGGAGACCAAGTTCTTCGACTGGCTGACGAGCACCCTGATCGTCACGCTGGGCACCACGCTGATCGGCGTCGTCATTGCCGCCACCACCGGCTACGCGGTCTCGCGGATGCGCTTCCCGGGGTACAAGAAGTTCATGTGGGTGCTGCTCGTGACCCAGATGTTCCCGGTGGCCGTCCTCATGGTGCCGATGTACCAGATCCTGTCCAAGCTCCAGCTCGTCGACAGCTACCTCGGTCTCATCCTCGTCTACTGCACGACGACCGTGCCGTACTGTGCCTGGCTGATGAAGGGCTACTTCGACACGATCCCGTTCGAGATCGACGAGGCCGGACGCGTCGACGGGCTGACCCCGTTCGGCACCTTCGCGCGGCTGATCCTTCCGCTCGCCAAGCCGGGTCTGGCGGTCGCCGCGTTCTACAGCTTCCTCACGGCCTTCGGCGAGGTCGCGTTCGCGTCGACGTTCATGCTGTCCGACACGAAGTACACGTTCGCGGTCGGGTTGCAGACCTTCGTCAGTGAGCATGACGCGCAGCGGAATCTGATGGCCGCGACGGCTGTGCTGATCGCCATACCCGTGTCCGCGTTCTTCTACTTCGTGCAGAAGAACCTGGTCACCGGGCTTACCGCCGGCGGCACGAAGGGCTGA
- a CDS encoding glycoside hydrolase family 13 protein has protein sequence MSQHPTAPAETSAVATVAKRRDWWRDAVIYQVYPRSFADSNGDGMGDLEGVRSRLPYLRDLGVDAVWLSPFYASPQADAGYDVADYRAVDPMFGNLLDADALIRDAHELGLRIIVDLVPNHSSDQHEWFKRAVAEGPGSPLRDRYHFRPGKGADGALPPNDWESIFGGPAWTRVTEPDGTPGEWYLHLFAPEQPDFNWEHPAVGDEFRSILRFWLDMGVDGFRIDVAHGLVKAEGLPDLGSHEQLKLLGNDVMPFFDQDGVHVVYRQWRTILDEYAGERIFVAEAWTPTVERTANYVRPDELHQAFNFQYLSTEWDAKELREVVDRTLDAMRPVGAPATWVLSNHDVTRHATRFANPPGLGTQIRTAGDRELGLRRARAATLLMLALPGSAYVYQGEELGLPDVVDLPDEVRQDPAYFRGEGQDGFRDGCRVPIPWTRTGSSYGFGTGGSWLPQPQGWGELSIEAQTGDPDSTLELYRSALAARRAQRDLGAGDAVEWLKAPEGVLAFRRGEFVCVANTGSESVTTPAYGRVLLASGEISETDGEAKVPGDTTVWWTTA, from the coding sequence ATGAGCCAGCACCCCACCGCACCGGCCGAAACCTCCGCCGTCGCCACCGTCGCCAAGCGCCGCGACTGGTGGCGGGACGCGGTGATCTACCAGGTCTATCCGCGCAGCTTCGCCGACAGCAACGGCGACGGCATGGGCGACCTGGAAGGCGTACGCTCCCGACTCCCGTATCTGCGCGACCTCGGCGTGGACGCCGTCTGGCTGAGCCCGTTCTACGCCTCCCCGCAGGCCGATGCCGGCTACGACGTCGCCGACTACCGGGCCGTCGACCCGATGTTCGGCAACCTCCTCGACGCCGACGCGCTGATCCGTGACGCCCATGAGCTGGGGCTGAGGATCATCGTCGACCTGGTCCCCAACCACTCCTCCGACCAGCACGAGTGGTTCAAGCGTGCCGTCGCGGAGGGGCCGGGCTCCCCGCTGCGGGACCGCTATCACTTCCGCCCCGGCAAGGGCGCGGACGGTGCCCTCCCGCCCAACGACTGGGAGTCGATCTTCGGCGGCCCGGCGTGGACCCGGGTCACCGAGCCCGACGGCACGCCCGGCGAGTGGTACCTGCACCTCTTCGCCCCCGAGCAGCCCGACTTCAACTGGGAGCACCCGGCGGTCGGGGACGAGTTCCGCTCCATCCTGCGCTTCTGGCTCGACATGGGCGTCGACGGCTTCCGTATCGACGTGGCGCACGGCCTGGTGAAGGCGGAGGGGCTGCCCGACCTCGGATCCCACGAGCAGCTCAAGCTGCTGGGCAACGATGTCATGCCGTTCTTCGACCAGGACGGCGTGCATGTCGTCTACCGCCAGTGGCGCACGATCCTCGACGAGTACGCCGGCGAGCGCATCTTCGTGGCGGAGGCATGGACCCCGACCGTCGAGCGCACCGCCAACTACGTGCGCCCGGACGAGCTCCACCAGGCCTTCAACTTCCAGTACCTGTCGACCGAGTGGGACGCCAAGGAGCTCCGCGAGGTCGTCGACCGCACCCTGGACGCGATGCGCCCGGTGGGTGCCCCGGCGACGTGGGTCCTGTCCAACCACGACGTCACCCGCCACGCCACCCGCTTCGCCAACCCGCCCGGCCTCGGCACCCAGATCCGCACGGCGGGCGACCGAGAACTGGGGCTGCGGCGGGCACGGGCGGCGACCCTGCTGATGCTCGCGCTGCCCGGTTCGGCGTACGTCTACCAGGGCGAGGAGCTGGGCCTGCCGGACGTCGTCGACCTGCCGGACGAGGTGCGCCAGGACCCGGCGTACTTCCGCGGCGAGGGCCAGGACGGCTTCCGTGACGGCTGCCGGGTGCCGATCCCGTGGACGCGTACGGGATCGTCGTACGGCTTCGGCACGGGTGGCAGCTGGCTGCCGCAGCCGCAGGGGTGGGGCGAGCTGAGCATCGAGGCGCAGACCGGCGACCCCGACTCCACCCTGGAGCTGTACCGCTCCGCGCTGGCCGCGCGCCGCGCGCAGCGCGACCTGGGCGCAGGCGACGCGGTGGAGTGGCTGAAGGCCCCCGAGGGGGTCCTCGCCTTCCGGCGCGGCGAGTTCGTCTGCGTCGCCAACACCGGCTCGGAGTCGGTGACCACCCCGGCGTACGGCCGCGTGCTGCTCGCCAGCGGCGAGATCAGCGAGACCGACGGCGAGGCGAAGGTGCCGGGCGACACGACGGTGTGGTGGACGACTGCCTGA
- a CDS encoding alpha-amylase, protein MAPATPASASPPGTKDVTAVMFEWNFASVAKECTNTLGPAGYGYVQVSPPAEHIQGSQWWTSYQPVSYKIAGRLGDRTAFQNMVNTCHAAGVKVVADTVINHMSAGSGTGTGGSSYTKYNYPGLYSSFDFDDCTAQITNYADRANVQNCELVGLADLDTGESYVRGAIAGYMNDLLSLGVDGFRIDAAKHIPAADLANIKSRLSNPAVYWKQEVIYGSGEAVQPTEYTGNGDVQEFRYAYDLKRVFNNENLAYLKNYGEGWGYMSTGVSGVFVDNHDTERNGSTLTYKDGANYTLASVFMLAYPYGAPDINSGYEFSDHDAGPPNGGTVNACWQNGWKCQHAWPEIKSMVAFRNATRGESVTNWWDNGGDAIAFGRGGKGYVAINHEASSLTRTYQTSLAAGTYCNVQNNTSVTVNSSGQFTATLGSNTALAIYAGKASC, encoded by the coding sequence ATGGCCCCCGCGACCCCCGCGTCCGCCTCCCCGCCCGGCACGAAGGACGTCACCGCGGTGATGTTCGAGTGGAACTTCGCCTCGGTCGCCAAGGAGTGCACCAACACCCTCGGCCCCGCCGGCTACGGCTACGTCCAGGTCTCCCCGCCCGCCGAGCACATCCAGGGCTCGCAGTGGTGGACGTCGTACCAGCCCGTCAGCTACAAGATCGCCGGCCGGCTCGGGGACCGGACGGCCTTCCAGAACATGGTGAACACCTGCCATGCGGCGGGGGTGAAGGTCGTCGCCGACACCGTCATCAACCACATGTCCGCGGGCAGCGGCACCGGCACCGGCGGTTCGTCGTACACGAAGTACAACTACCCCGGTCTGTACTCCTCCTTCGACTTCGACGACTGCACCGCGCAGATCACCAACTACGCGGACCGTGCGAACGTCCAGAACTGCGAACTCGTCGGCCTCGCCGACCTCGACACCGGCGAGTCCTACGTCCGCGGCGCCATCGCCGGGTACATGAACGACCTGCTCTCTCTCGGCGTCGACGGCTTCCGCATCGACGCGGCCAAGCACATCCCGGCCGCCGACCTCGCCAACATCAAGTCGCGGCTCAGCAACCCGGCGGTGTACTGGAAGCAGGAGGTCATCTACGGCAGCGGAGAGGCCGTCCAGCCCACCGAGTACACGGGCAACGGCGACGTCCAGGAGTTCCGCTACGCCTACGACCTCAAGCGCGTCTTCAACAACGAGAACCTCGCCTACCTGAAGAACTACGGCGAGGGCTGGGGCTATATGAGCACCGGTGTCTCCGGTGTCTTCGTCGACAACCACGACACCGAGCGCAACGGCTCCACGCTCACCTACAAGGACGGCGCCAACTACACACTGGCCAGTGTCTTCATGCTGGCCTACCCGTACGGCGCCCCCGACATCAACTCCGGCTACGAGTTCTCCGACCACGACGCGGGCCCGCCCAACGGCGGTACGGTCAACGCCTGCTGGCAGAACGGCTGGAAGTGCCAGCACGCGTGGCCGGAGATCAAGTCGATGGTCGCCTTCCGCAACGCCACACGCGGTGAGTCGGTGACCAACTGGTGGGACAACGGCGGCGACGCCATCGCCTTCGGGCGGGGCGGCAAGGGCTACGTCGCCATCAACCACGAGGCGAGCAGCCTGACCCGCACCTACCAGACGTCCCTCGCGGCGGGCACGTACTGCAACGTGCAGAACAACACGAGCGTGACGGTGAACTCCAGCGGGCAGTTCACGGCCACCCTCGGTTCCAACACCGCCCTGGCGATCTACGCCGGCAAGGCGAGCTGCTGA